GCGATTCTTCTTGGCCAAGACTTGAAAGAAAGGAATATCTTCTCCAATCGATTGGGTTACCCTTGGCCCCGCCCATACCATCGAGCTAATGGAAGAGATTAAACCCAAGGAGATAAATAGAGCCATCAGCTCAGCGCCAGGAAACCCCAAAATGGGATTGCCCTTAAAGATTTGATCGGCAGCAATATAGCCGACTTCTAGCTTCCCGGCCATCAAATCGATGGGGGTGGTGTAGAGAAAAATAAAGTTAATCAGTAGGTATAAAACCATAACAATGGCAGTTCCCAACAAAAGAGAACGGGGTAGGTTCTTCTCTGGGGATTTGACTTCACTGGCTAGGTACACCGCTGAGTTCCATCCTGAGTAGGAGTAGGTGACATACACCAAAGAAATGGCAAAGGGGGCACTCATAACTTGAGATAGGTCTGCTTGGGTGGGTGCGAAATTGATCTCTTGGCCCGTCCCCAACGCAAACCCGGCGACAACTAGAAACACAATCAGCAGGACTTTGAGCAAGGTGAAGATCTGCTGAAAAGAGCTACCCAATTTGAGATTTTGGGAGTGAATCAAGGTCACGAGAAGAACTACAGCCAAGCCAATAATGGTGGGATCCGCTGTAGGAAATACTTTGGCAAAATAGGTGCCTAAGGCAATCGCCATCAGGGCAATCGGTGCAGCAAAGCCAACGGTCACCGAGACCCAACCGGACAAGAAACCTATGACCGGATGGTAAATCTGGGAAAGGAAATGATACTCACCGCCAGACCGAGGCATGGATGCACCGAGTTCTCCATAAGCAAGAGCACCACAAAGGGCATAGACGCCTCCTGCTAACCACAGAAAAAGTAATGAAAACCCCGATTGAATGCCTGCGACTTGAAATCCGAGACTGGTGAAAACCCCAATCCCAATCATATTGGCAATGACCAAGCACGTTGCCGTAAACAGGGTGACTTGCCTGGATGTCTCTGGGGCCGCGACAGGCGCGCTGTCGACAGGGTGAGATGGATTGAATCCGGTCATAAATATCAGAAAAACTTGTCAGTAGATAGAAATCTTTTACAAGCTAGCGAACGCTACTTGCCCCGAACATTCACCGTTTGTCTGGTGTTAACGGTGATCCGGGTCAGAGTTCTGACAAAGCGTACCCATCTGTATGGGCGGATCTGACAATGCTTGTAGGAAGATTTTTACCGTAGTCACAAATTAAGGATTTGGCGATTCATTTCTACCGCTCTCCCCTCAATTTTTAAGGTCTGGATTTCAAGGCCAAGAGACCATTAAGAAGATTCTAATCGTTGAATATAGTGAAAAATGGAAGTTTGGGGTCAGATCTTAAAGAACCACTGCTGTCGATAAAGGATATAGGCCACAATCCACCAAAAACAGAGGGTCAGAAATGCAAAAAGGAACGACCCAAGATCTGGACTCGCCCACGTCAAGAATAGATGTTGAAATAACCACGTAAAGGCGTTGATAGCATCCTCTCCAGATCCCAGTTTGGTGAGGACTAAGACTTTAATTACCAACACCGATGCCATAAACACTGCAATGGAATTGAGACCTAGAACCTCAAAAGGCTTGCTCCAGAGACGGATGCGTCGGACTTCGATCAACTCATAGCAGACCGCTAGCAGAATCAGGGCAATGCCGACGGTAAACAAGACATAGGAACTCGTCCATAGCTTTTTGTTAATGGGGAACCAAATACTCCATAACAGTCCCAAGCCTGTGCTGAACAAACCATAGGAGGCCAGGGCCAAGCTTTGGCGACTGGTTTTAATCTTGAGACCGCTACCTCGTTTCCGAATCCAGTCTCCCGCAAAATAGCCCAGTAGCACGGTTGCGATCGCAGGCAAAGTACTAAACAAGCCTTCTGGATCACCCATGGAATTAAACTGATCCCCCACGTATAGGTGGGACGAACCAATAATCAGACGGTCAATATAGGCTCCAAAATTACCCGTACGGGTCAAGTTCCCAGGTCCAAATTCTGGCACCGGGATAAACGAAAGTGCCAGCCAATATCCCACCAGTAGCAGCCCTGTTAGACCCCATTGGCTCTTTCGGGGCAGCTTTAAGATGACGAATGCAGAGGCTAAATAGGTCAAGCTAATCCGCTGCAGAATTCCCATCACCCGCAGCGTACTGAAGTTAAAGGACCAAAACCCATTGAGAAATAACCCCAATCCAAACAGCACAGCGCTACGTCGGAGGATTTTTAGGTAGACAGCCCGTTTAGGTTGAGTCAAGGAAGCTGTGTGTCTGGCCATGGAAAACGCCATTGATGCACCCAGAACAACTAAGAAGAAAGGGAACACCAAATCTGCCAAAGTCCAGCCATGCCAATCGGCATGGAGGAGTTGAGGATAGGCTTCTTTGACTAAACCTGATTTATTGACCAAAAGCATGCCAGCAATGGCGATCCCCCGAAACACATCCAGGGAACTAAAGCGTGACGAGGAAGAAGAATAGGTCATAGATCGTCGGGTAGCCGTCTCCATCATGATCTAGCAGGTGGAGCAGTAGGGGCAATATTTACACGTTGAGAGACATCCTACTGGTATTCGTTCCTGCTCTAGACAAAGAGAGTCACATTCTTTAAGGATTTCTGCCCTATAGCCTAGAACCATTCTGCAGTAGTGATCATTCTTAAGGAACAGTGAAGATCTCAGATTAGTTCTAGCCCCCCTAAAGTAGACTCGCTACGATGGAAGCGAGGCTATCCATTTTTTTATAAAAGAAGGAAATAGAAGAGTCATTTACATAGTTGTTTAGGGAAAAATGGATTTGAAGGTG
The genomic region above belongs to Acaryochloris sp. CCMEE 5410 and contains:
- a CDS encoding APC family permease; this encodes MTGFNPSHPVDSAPVAAPETSRQVTLFTATCLVIANMIGIGVFTSLGFQVAGIQSGFSLLFLWLAGGVYALCGALAYGELGASMPRSGGEYHFLSQIYHPVIGFLSGWVSVTVGFAAPIALMAIALGTYFAKVFPTADPTIIGLAVVLLVTLIHSQNLKLGSSFQQIFTLLKVLLIVFLVVAGFALGTGQEINFAPTQADLSQVMSAPFAISLVYVTYSYSGWNSAVYLASEVKSPEKNLPRSLLLGTAIVMVLYLLINFIFLYTTPIDLMAGKLEVGYIAADQIFKGNPILGFPGAELMALFISLGLISSISSMVWAGPRVTQSIGEDIPFFQVLAKKNRSGVPYYALLLQLAIVIALVIMKQFETVLTYLEFTLILSSFLTVLGVFVSRFRFPDLPRPYKTWGYPITPLIFLAMSVWVLVFLLQQKPMESLAGLGTILLGLPLYFIASKQKLA
- a CDS encoding acyltransferase family protein, whose protein sequence is MTYSSSSSRFSSLDVFRGIAIAGMLLVNKSGLVKEAYPQLLHADWHGWTLADLVFPFFLVVLGASMAFSMARHTASLTQPKRAVYLKILRRSAVLFGLGLFLNGFWSFNFSTLRVMGILQRISLTYLASAFVILKLPRKSQWGLTGLLLVGYWLALSFIPVPEFGPGNLTRTGNFGAYIDRLIIGSSHLYVGDQFNSMGDPEGLFSTLPAIATVLLGYFAGDWIRKRGSGLKIKTSRQSLALASYGLFSTGLGLLWSIWFPINKKLWTSSYVLFTVGIALILLAVCYELIEVRRIRLWSKPFEVLGLNSIAVFMASVLVIKVLVLTKLGSGEDAINAFTWLFQHLFLTWASPDLGSFLFAFLTLCFWWIVAYILYRQQWFFKI